Proteins encoded in a region of the Dreissena polymorpha isolate Duluth1 chromosome 6, UMN_Dpol_1.0, whole genome shotgun sequence genome:
- the LOC127835272 gene encoding programmed cell death protein 10-like, with protein MAHSDGNKALYAKMIVDVVLSPLFERLEKKDLAASQTLRAAFTKVDSQLPGFTFDFASGLLRKADLHDKLDVSETLLKLGGSTESEDLRITRPENTFQELSRCAATLKKILSRIPEQIYDRKQFLETIKEIASAIKLLLDAVNRVISEVPTSENGSKQILEDRKREFVRYSKKFSNTLKEFFRDTNQNHNVFLSANYLTYQTNVILRTVKQECS; from the exons ATGGCCCACTCTGACGGAAACAAGGCTCTTTATGCCAAGATGATAGTAGATGTTGTTTTGTCACCGCTTTTCGAGAGG TTGGAGAAAAAAGACCTGGCAGCGTCACAGACTTTGAGGGCAGCATTTACAAAG GTTGATTCCCAGCTGCCCGGGTTCACGTTTGACTTTGCCAGTGGGTTGCTTCGTAAGGCAGACCTCCATGACAAGTTGGATGTCAGTGAGACACTGCTAAAGTTGGGAGGATCTACAGAATCTGAAG atTTGAGGATCACACGTCCAGAGAACACATTCCAGGAGCTGAGTCGCTGTGCCGCCACGCTAAAAAAAATCCTGAGTAGAATTCCTGAACAAATCTACGACAGAAAACAGTTCTTGGAAACTATCAA AGAGATAGCTAGTGCTATTAAGCTGCTGTTAGACGCAGTTAACCGAGTGATCAGCGAGGTACCTACATCTGAGAATGGCAGCAAACAG ATCTTGGAAGACAGAAAGCGGGAGTTTGTGCGCTACTCCAAGAAATTCAGCAACACCTTGAAAGAGTTCTTCAGGGATACCAACCA AAATCACAATGTATTCCTGAGTGCCAACTACCTGACCTACCAGACCAACGTGATTCTACGAACAGTGAAGCAGGAGTGTAGTTAG